A region of Staphylococcus sp. IVB6181 DNA encodes the following proteins:
- a CDS encoding LPXTG cell wall anchor domain-containing protein: MNTAAEITHQEVQNNNTHTSEKATKVVKPASSQSKQTLPKTGSTASNGLLLGGIVALIGAAFVLRNRRSTNE, from the coding sequence GTGAATACTGCTGCTGAAATCACACATCAAGAAGTACAAAACAACAACACTCACACATCAGAGAAAGCAACAAAAGTTGTGAAACCAGCATCATCTCAATCAAAACAAACATTGCCGAAAACAGGAAGCACAGCTTCTAATGGTTTATTATTAGGCGGTATTGTCGCATTAATCGGTGCTGCATTCGTATTAAGAAATCGCCGCAGTACAAATGAATAA
- a CDS encoding helix-turn-helix domain-containing protein: MDYNYYVFTAPICIKDCARYDEYFNIYFVLSGKVIVNKLNHVFHYRAGDIFIQAPNFTSPEIEVKKGKVACLSIHKVYFGQVYLKDVPKVESNFEVYNFIKRDYIDALRLVYDKKMVKANTVILRLIKYLRVYVENFDNCLYGITKHSTINKVIRYVNNNFHEPLKLSSMSARFHVNHSYLSRKFKQELHMTYQEYVNKVKLYNAAEYLALNTDAISMLETMWEKYAFASQRAYLGHFINQFKLAPEEFYIKAREKRLKDQELTNKVYREIMKFID; encoded by the coding sequence TTGGATTACAACTATTATGTTTTTACGGCGCCGATATGTATAAAAGACTGCGCACGTTATGACGAATACTTTAATATCTACTTTGTTTTATCTGGTAAAGTTATCGTAAACAAACTCAATCATGTATTTCATTACAGAGCTGGGGATATCTTTATTCAGGCACCTAACTTCACATCTCCCGAAATTGAAGTCAAGAAAGGAAAAGTCGCATGCTTATCTATTCATAAAGTCTACTTTGGACAAGTCTACTTAAAAGATGTACCGAAAGTCGAAAGCAATTTTGAAGTTTATAACTTCATTAAACGCGACTACATTGATGCATTACGATTGGTATATGATAAGAAAATGGTAAAGGCCAATACTGTCATATTAAGATTGATTAAATACTTGCGCGTCTATGTGGAAAATTTTGATAACTGTCTCTACGGCATTACGAAACACTCAACCATTAATAAAGTGATTCGCTACGTCAATAATAATTTCCACGAACCATTAAAGCTGTCTAGTATGTCCGCAAGGTTTCATGTCAACCATAGTTATCTTTCGCGTAAATTCAAACAAGAATTGCATATGACTTATCAAGAGTATGTGAACAAGGTGAAACTCTATAATGCGGCAGAGTATTTAGCATTGAATACTGATGCCATATCGATGCTGGAAACGATGTGGGAAAAATATGCTTTTGCCAGTCAAAGAGCTTATCTTGGCCACTTTATCAATCAGTTTAAACTGGCACCTGAAGAATTTTATATCAAAGCACGCGAAAAACGCCTTAAAGATCAAGAACTTACAAACAAGGTCTATCGAGAAATTATGAAATTTATAGATTAG
- a CDS encoding carbohydrate kinase: protein MHQLYAIGEALIDFIPKERDAKLKEVTQFGPQVGGAPANVASCVAKLGRHASLITQVGEDAFGEKIIDTLTEVGVDTRYILQTSQANTALAFVSLTQTGERDFAFYRKPSADMLLKAEQVQDIHFDKTDILHFCSVDLVPSAMKTTHEAIIEKMIEDQGTIVFDPNLRFPLWDSKEELKHTVRAFIPKAHVLKIADDELEFITGITDQEAAVQSLFEGNVEIVIVTQGKDGASLYTNAGKAAEHPGFNIEVKDTTGAGDAFIGAILYQLLGNSREELAESAHDFIKFANAVGALTTMHYGAIGSLPELSKVNAFLEEH, encoded by the coding sequence ATGCATCAACTTTATGCCATAGGAGAAGCCTTGATTGATTTTATTCCTAAAGAAAGAGATGCCAAATTAAAAGAAGTGACGCAATTTGGACCGCAAGTCGGCGGAGCACCTGCGAATGTCGCAAGCTGTGTTGCTAAATTAGGACGACATGCTTCGCTCATTACACAAGTAGGAGAGGATGCTTTCGGCGAAAAGATTATCGATACCTTAACTGAAGTAGGCGTCGATACACGTTATATCCTTCAAACCAGCCAAGCGAATACTGCTTTAGCTTTTGTGAGTTTAACTCAAACAGGAGAACGTGATTTTGCCTTTTACCGTAAGCCTTCAGCGGATATGCTTCTAAAAGCAGAACAAGTACAAGATATCCATTTCGATAAAACAGACATCTTGCATTTCTGTTCTGTTGACCTTGTACCGAGTGCAATGAAGACAACGCATGAAGCGATTATAGAGAAAATGATAGAAGACCAAGGTACAATAGTATTTGATCCGAATTTACGTTTCCCGCTTTGGGATTCAAAAGAAGAATTGAAACATACTGTTCGTGCCTTTATACCGAAAGCCCATGTTTTAAAAATTGCGGATGATGAACTTGAATTTATTACCGGTATAACTGATCAAGAAGCAGCCGTACAATCTTTATTTGAAGGTAATGTGGAAATTGTGATTGTGACACAAGGCAAAGACGGCGCATCCTTATATACCAATGCAGGAAAAGCAGCTGAACATCCAGGTTTTAATATTGAGGTCAAAGACACAACTGGTGCAGGCGATGCTTTTATCGGTGCGATATTATACCAATTGCTTGGAAACAGCCGTGAAGAGTTAGCGGAATCAGCACATGATTTCATCAAGTTTGCTAATGCAGTCGGTGCATTGACGACAATGCATTATGGTGCGATAGGAAGCTTGCCGGAATTATCAAAAGTAAATGCATTTTTAGAAGAACACTAA
- a CDS encoding DsrE/DsrF/DrsH-like family protein, protein MVRFKTVQITDLTDEDLQAMGAQGQLIDVREADEYEAGHIEDALNYPLSKLNTKFPLDQGKTYYIYCQAGKRSQQASQMLSDSGFEVVNLNGGYQAYSEQQEAKHTPDNTNTNETDTPQQAVSEDTKTIQPDRKQVNYSGLQCPGPIMNLSREIKQLNPGQQIEATVTDPGFASDIQSWVKQTGHHLINLNTNNEKVTAVIEKGEKKSKDMTVHESDNGTTIVLFSGELDKALAALIIANGARAAGRDVSIFFTFWGLNALKRTDAPKVKKQGLEKLFDMMLPKGPESMPLSKMNMFGLGRFMMKLLMKQKNVDSLPSLIDKAIENDIKLIACTMSMDVMGIKREELRPEVQIGGVGTYIGDTEQAKHNLFI, encoded by the coding sequence ATGGTACGATTTAAGACGGTTCAAATTACTGATTTAACAGATGAAGATTTACAAGCAATGGGTGCTCAAGGACAACTCATAGATGTAAGGGAAGCAGACGAATACGAAGCAGGTCATATTGAAGATGCATTAAACTATCCGCTATCGAAATTGAATACAAAATTTCCGTTAGACCAAGGCAAAACTTATTATATTTACTGCCAAGCCGGCAAACGCAGCCAGCAAGCCAGCCAAATGTTAAGCGACAGCGGTTTTGAAGTCGTGAATCTAAACGGCGGTTACCAAGCATACAGCGAACAACAAGAAGCTAAACACACACCTGACAACACTAATACAAATGAGACAGATACGCCTCAACAAGCAGTATCTGAAGATACAAAGACTATACAGCCTGATCGCAAGCAAGTAAATTACAGCGGTTTGCAATGTCCTGGTCCGATTATGAATTTAAGCAGAGAAATCAAACAGCTGAACCCAGGTCAGCAAATCGAAGCGACAGTAACAGACCCTGGTTTTGCGAGTGATATTCAAAGCTGGGTCAAACAAACAGGCCATCATCTGATTAACTTAAACACTAACAATGAAAAAGTAACAGCTGTAATTGAAAAAGGAGAAAAGAAATCTAAAGACATGACTGTCCATGAATCAGACAACGGCACAACCATTGTGTTATTCAGCGGAGAACTAGATAAAGCATTAGCTGCACTGATTATTGCTAACGGTGCACGTGCTGCAGGCAGAGATGTCTCTATCTTCTTCACTTTCTGGGGATTAAATGCTTTAAAACGCACAGACGCACCTAAAGTGAAGAAACAAGGCTTAGAAAAACTCTTTGATATGATGCTGCCGAAAGGTCCAGAAAGCATGCCTTTATCTAAAATGAATATGTTCGGACTCGGCCGCTTCATGATGAAATTACTCATGAAACAAAAGAATGTAGATTCTCTGCCGTCACTCATCGATAAAGCCATCGAAAATGATATTAAACTAATCGCATGTACAATGAGTATGGATGTAATGGGCATCAAACGTGAAGAATTGCGTCCTGAAGTTCAAATCGGCGGTGTCGGTACGTACATCGGGGATACAGAACAAGCCAAACATAATCTGTTTATTTAA
- a CDS encoding MarR family winged helix-turn-helix transcriptional regulator yields the protein MSTYNNDYEHLLFYFAYKTFIHTADEIIEKKGMSRQHHRFLFFIDKVPGITIKDLLKSMEISKQGSHQTLKKLKDEGLVIEKKSQTDGRVKELFVTDKGHNLVTEINQAQNDLLQSIKSKVGNNWNAMMEELASKRPGFQEVKYLKGDLEE from the coding sequence ATGTCCACGTATAATAACGATTACGAACACCTGCTGTTTTATTTTGCCTACAAAACATTTATCCATACTGCGGATGAGATCATAGAGAAGAAAGGTATGAGCCGCCAGCATCATCGCTTCTTATTCTTCATCGACAAAGTACCAGGGATTACCATCAAAGATTTGCTTAAAAGCATGGAAATTTCTAAACAAGGCAGCCACCAAACACTTAAAAAACTAAAAGATGAAGGTTTAGTCATCGAAAAGAAATCTCAAACAGACGGCAGAGTCAAAGAACTCTTTGTGACTGATAAAGGTCATAACTTAGTTACTGAAATCAATCAAGCCCAAAATGATTTACTTCAAAGTATCAAAAGTAAAGTCGGTAATAACTGGAATGCGATGATGGAAGAACTCGCAAGCAAACGTCCCGGCTTCCAAGAAGTAAAGTATTTAAAAGGGGATTTAGAAGAATAA
- a CDS encoding alpha-keto acid decarboxylase family protein, which translates to MNKRVGEYLMDCLSAAGVDKVFGVPGDFNLAFLDDIISRKDIEWIGNTNELNASYAADGYARMNGLSAMVTTFGVGELSAVNGVAGPYAERVPVIAITGAPTRAVEEAGKYVHHSLGEGEFDNYRKMFKEITTAQGYITPENAQTEIPRLIDAALAEKRPVHLHLPIDVAMSEIEVEAAYELPKRQSEDVSKYIDMVKDKLNSASQPVIIAGHEINSFKLHEKLEKFVNQTQIPVAQLSLGKGAFNEENPYYMGIYDGSIAEENIRDYVDNSDAILNIGAKITDSATAGFSYKFDIDDVVMLNQHNFKMNDTEASDVTLPGLLDGLLEMDYVNKADYPKYVRPEEGNYTLSNEPLTQETYFKMMQDFIAPDDVILAEQGTSFFGAYDLALYKNNMFVGQPLWGSIGYTLPATLGTQIADQNRRNLLLIGDGSLQLTVQSISTMIREQIKPVLFVINNDGYTVERKIHGENEPYNDIFMWDYKALPAVFGAKDEVKIHDVSTSEELKKAFEAINAYPDMMHFVEVKMGMHDAPHKLEAIGKAFAKQNS; encoded by the coding sequence ATGAATAAACGTGTAGGGGAGTATTTAATGGACTGCTTGAGCGCCGCTGGAGTAGATAAAGTATTCGGCGTTCCTGGCGATTTCAACTTAGCATTCTTGGATGATATTATCAGCAGAAAAGATATTGAATGGATTGGTAATACAAACGAATTAAACGCAAGTTATGCGGCTGACGGTTATGCACGTATGAACGGTTTAAGTGCAATGGTCACAACATTTGGTGTAGGTGAATTATCTGCAGTGAATGGTGTTGCAGGCCCTTATGCAGAACGTGTACCTGTGATCGCAATTACAGGTGCACCGACACGTGCAGTTGAAGAAGCGGGCAAATATGTCCACCATTCACTTGGCGAAGGCGAGTTCGACAACTATCGCAAAATGTTCAAAGAAATTACGACAGCACAAGGCTACATTACACCTGAAAATGCACAAACAGAAATTCCGCGCTTAATCGATGCGGCATTAGCTGAAAAACGACCTGTACACTTGCACTTGCCGATTGATGTGGCAATGAGTGAAATCGAGGTTGAAGCAGCATATGAATTACCAAAACGCCAATCAGAAGATGTCTCAAAATATATTGATATGGTCAAAGATAAATTAAACAGTGCATCACAACCTGTGATTATTGCAGGACATGAAATCAATAGTTTCAAACTGCATGAAAAACTAGAAAAATTCGTGAACCAAACACAAATTCCAGTTGCACAATTGTCACTCGGCAAAGGTGCTTTCAACGAAGAAAATCCTTATTACATGGGTATTTACGATGGCTCTATCGCAGAAGAAAACATCAGAGACTATGTAGATAACAGTGACGCAATCTTAAATATCGGTGCGAAAATTACCGATTCAGCAACTGCAGGCTTCTCATACAAATTCGATATCGATGATGTAGTGATGTTAAATCAACACAACTTCAAAATGAATGATACAGAAGCTAGTGATGTAACATTGCCTGGTTTATTAGACGGCTTATTAGAAATGGATTATGTGAATAAAGCAGATTATCCAAAATATGTACGTCCAGAAGAAGGCAACTACACATTATCAAATGAACCATTAACACAAGAAACTTACTTCAAGATGATGCAAGACTTTATTGCGCCGGATGATGTGATTTTAGCTGAACAAGGTACTTCATTCTTTGGTGCTTATGACTTAGCATTATATAAAAACAATATGTTCGTAGGCCAACCATTATGGGGCTCAATCGGCTATACACTGCCGGCAACATTAGGTACGCAAATTGCGGATCAAAACCGCCGCAACTTATTACTCATCGGTGATGGTTCATTACAATTAACAGTACAAAGTATTTCAACAATGATTCGCGAACAAATCAAACCTGTATTGTTCGTCATTAATAACGATGGTTATACGGTTGAACGTAAAATTCATGGTGAAAACGAACCTTATAACGACATCTTTATGTGGGATTACAAAGCACTGCCAGCAGTATTCGGTGCTAAAGATGAAGTGAAAATCCATGATGTTTCAACAAGCGAAGAATTGAAAAAAGCATTTGAAGCGATTAATGCTTATCCAGATATGATGCACTTTGTGGAAGTGAAAATGGGTATGCATGATGCACCGCACAAATTAGAAGCAATCGGTAAAGCTTTCGCAAAACAAAACAGCTGA
- a CDS encoding BCCT family transporter: protein MDWTTFYGTVFILLLAVVPMMAFPKASQKVITDINAAVSDSLGAVYLSLGLVVLGFVLYIAFGKYGNVTLGRASDKPEFGNFTWAAMLFCAGIGSDILYWGVIEWAFYYQVPPHGGKGMTDSALEYATMYGMFHWGPIAWAIYVLPALPIGYLVFVKKKPVYKISQACRPILKGQTEKLPGKIVDILFIFGLLGGAATSLGLGVPMISAGIERLTGIDGQNMVLRSAILVTITLIFAISSYTGLKKGIQYLSDVNVWLSFLLLAFVFIVGPTVFIMETTVTGFGNMLKNFFQMATWLEPFGGIDGRKETNFPQQWTIFYWSWWVVYAPFIGLFIARISKGRTLKEVVLGTIIYGTLGCVLFFGIFGNYAVYLQITHQFDVIQFLNANGTEATIIEVMHQLPFHNIIVVLFLISAFLFLATTFDSGSYILASASQKKVIGEPLRANRLFWAFALCLLPFSLMLVGGQRALDVLKTASILASVPLIVIFVFMMISFIITLSRDRIKLQLRAERLRKAEHRLLKINQIAEEREEAQSTNSKE, encoded by the coding sequence ATGGACTGGACGACGTTTTATGGTACGGTCTTTATTTTGCTTTTAGCAGTTGTTCCAATGATGGCTTTTCCAAAAGCCAGTCAAAAAGTAATTACAGACATTAACGCCGCAGTTTCAGATTCATTAGGTGCGGTTTACTTATCTCTAGGTTTAGTTGTATTAGGGTTCGTGCTGTATATTGCCTTCGGAAAATACGGCAATGTAACTTTGGGGAGAGCCAGCGATAAACCGGAGTTCGGCAACTTTACTTGGGCTGCGATGCTGTTTTGCGCCGGCATTGGTTCAGATATTTTATATTGGGGTGTCATTGAATGGGCATTCTATTATCAAGTACCGCCGCATGGCGGAAAAGGTATGACAGATTCTGCGTTAGAATATGCGACAATGTACGGCATGTTCCACTGGGGCCCGATTGCGTGGGCAATTTATGTCTTACCAGCATTGCCGATCGGTTACTTGGTATTCGTTAAGAAAAAGCCTGTTTATAAAATCAGTCAGGCATGCCGTCCTATCTTAAAAGGACAGACAGAAAAGCTGCCGGGTAAAATTGTAGATATTCTCTTTATCTTCGGTCTGCTTGGCGGTGCCGCAACATCATTAGGGCTAGGTGTTCCGATGATTTCTGCAGGAATTGAACGCTTAACTGGTATTGATGGACAAAATATGGTGCTGCGTTCAGCAATCTTAGTAACAATTACATTAATTTTTGCGATCAGTTCTTATACAGGACTGAAAAAAGGGATTCAATACTTAAGTGATGTCAACGTATGGTTGTCATTCTTACTCTTAGCCTTTGTCTTTATTGTCGGACCGACAGTGTTCATTATGGAAACGACAGTAACAGGCTTTGGGAATATGTTGAAAAACTTCTTCCAAATGGCAACATGGTTAGAACCCTTCGGCGGTATTGACGGTCGCAAGGAAACCAACTTCCCGCAGCAATGGACAATTTTCTATTGGTCATGGTGGGTAGTTTATGCACCGTTTATCGGATTATTCATTGCTCGTATTTCTAAAGGACGCACATTAAAAGAAGTGGTTTTAGGAACAATCATTTATGGTACTTTAGGCTGCGTATTATTCTTTGGTATTTTCGGGAACTATGCAGTGTACTTGCAAATTACACATCAATTCGATGTCATTCAATTCTTAAATGCTAACGGTACTGAAGCGACAATCATTGAAGTCATGCATCAACTGCCATTCCATAATATTATTGTGGTGCTGTTCTTAATTTCAGCCTTCTTATTCTTAGCCACAACATTTGATTCAGGTTCATACATCTTAGCATCTGCTTCTCAAAAGAAAGTGATCGGCGAGCCATTACGTGCAAACCGCTTATTCTGGGCATTTGCTTTATGTTTATTACCATTCTCATTAATGTTAGTCGGCGGACAGCGTGCACTGGATGTCTTAAAAACAGCATCTATACTTGCCAGTGTGCCGCTGATAGTAATCTTCGTCTTTATGATGATTTCCTTTATCATCACCTTGTCGCGAGATCGGATTAAGCTGCAATTAAGGGCAGAACGATTAAGAAAAGCAGAACATCGCTTACTGAAAATCAATCAAATCGCAGAAGAACGAGAAGAGGCACAATCGACAAACAGTAAAGAATAG
- the cudC gene encoding choline uptake/conversion transcriptional regulator CudC, which produces MTGSNQYEHAIEEAKDLVISAIGETMDLYGINRSVGNLYGTMVFEDNMTLDQMREKLQMSKPSMSTGVKRLQEYDLVKQQFTRGSRKQHFVAEKDFFVFFRHFFDVKFSREINVNMASLDEAEKIIHDVLNADDVDEETRAYAQQVCDQLEHSRIYYEWLSQINEAIRTGEIFKYFPIPEPKNLS; this is translated from the coding sequence ATGACAGGTTCAAATCAATATGAACACGCCATCGAAGAAGCTAAAGATTTAGTAATCAGCGCGATTGGCGAAACGATGGATTTATACGGCATTAATCGCAGTGTCGGCAACCTTTACGGGACTATGGTCTTTGAAGATAATATGACATTAGATCAAATGCGTGAGAAATTGCAGATGAGCAAGCCTAGTATGAGTACAGGGGTCAAAAGGCTTCAAGAATATGATTTAGTGAAGCAGCAGTTTACACGCGGCAGCCGCAAACAGCACTTTGTGGCAGAGAAAGATTTCTTTGTGTTCTTCAGACATTTCTTTGATGTAAAGTTCTCGCGAGAAATCAATGTCAATATGGCTTCGCTTGATGAAGCTGAAAAAATTATTCACGACGTATTAAATGCTGATGATGTTGATGAAGAGACAAGAGCTTATGCGCAACAGGTTTGCGACCAGCTTGAGCACTCTCGTATTTATTACGAATGGCTATCTCAAATCAACGAAGCAATTCGTACAGGTGAAATCTTTAAATATTTCCCAATTCCCGAGCCTAAAAATTTATCATAA
- the betB gene encoding betaine-aldehyde dehydrogenase has protein sequence MELVERLSRQQFIDGEWVDSANKATREIINPYNQEVIFEVSEAAPEDAERAVKAARRAFDQGDYANETSEVKGQKVRAVADKIKENREELAKLETLDTGKTYEESLADMDDIHNVFMYFAGLADKDGGEIINSPIPGTESKIVKEPVGVVTQITPWNYPLLQASWKIAPALATGCSLVMKPSEITPLTTIRVFELMEEVGFPKGVINLVLGAGSVVGDVLSGSPEVDLVSFTGGIQTGKHIMKQAANHVTNVALELGGKNPNVIFEDADFDLAVDQALNGGYFHAGQVCSAGSRIIVQNSIKEKFEKALVERVEKIRLGNGFDDTTEVGPLISAEHLAKVEGYMDVAKEDGATIATGGKRPTREDLKDGFFFEPTVITNCDTSMRIVQEEVFGPVVTVEGFEDEADAVRLANDSIYGLAGAVFSQDIGKAQRVANRLRMGTVWINDFHPYFAQAPWGGYKQSGIGRELGKEGLEEYLVSKHVLTNYQPEPVNWFKG, from the coding sequence ATGGAACTTGTAGAACGTTTATCTCGCCAGCAATTTATTGATGGTGAATGGGTAGACAGTGCAAATAAAGCCACAAGAGAAATAATCAATCCTTATAATCAAGAAGTAATCTTTGAAGTCTCAGAAGCCGCACCAGAAGATGCAGAACGTGCAGTGAAAGCTGCGAGACGTGCTTTCGATCAAGGTGACTATGCGAATGAAACAAGTGAAGTCAAAGGACAAAAAGTCAGAGCAGTCGCTGATAAAATTAAAGAAAACAGAGAAGAATTAGCAAAACTTGAAACATTGGATACAGGCAAAACTTACGAAGAATCCTTAGCAGATATGGATGACATTCATAATGTTTTCATGTACTTTGCAGGTTTAGCAGATAAAGACGGCGGTGAAATCATCAATTCACCGATTCCAGGAACTGAAAGTAAAATTGTGAAAGAACCAGTTGGGGTGGTTACACAAATTACACCTTGGAACTATCCGTTATTGCAAGCTTCATGGAAAATCGCACCGGCACTTGCGACAGGTTGTTCATTAGTGATGAAGCCAAGCGAAATCACACCACTAACAACAATTCGTGTCTTTGAATTAATGGAAGAAGTCGGTTTCCCTAAAGGTGTTATCAATTTAGTATTAGGTGCCGGATCAGTTGTTGGCGACGTATTATCAGGTTCTCCTGAAGTCGACCTAGTATCATTTACCGGCGGAATTCAAACTGGTAAACACATTATGAAACAAGCAGCGAACCATGTTACGAATGTTGCATTAGAACTTGGCGGCAAGAACCCTAATGTGATATTCGAAGATGCAGACTTTGATTTGGCAGTAGACCAAGCACTAAACGGCGGTTACTTCCATGCCGGACAAGTTTGTTCAGCAGGTTCACGCATCATTGTTCAAAATTCAATTAAAGAGAAATTCGAAAAAGCATTAGTAGAACGTGTTGAAAAAATCCGTTTAGGCAACGGCTTTGATGACACAACAGAAGTCGGCCCGTTAATTTCAGCTGAACATCTGGCTAAAGTAGAAGGCTACATGGATGTTGCAAAAGAAGACGGCGCAACAATTGCGACAGGGGGCAAACGTCCAACAAGAGAAGACTTGAAAGACGGTTTTTTCTTTGAACCGACAGTGATTACAAATTGCGATACGTCAATGCGTATTGTACAAGAAGAAGTATTCGGACCAGTTGTGACAGTAGAAGGATTCGAAGATGAAGCAGATGCTGTGCGTCTTGCGAATGATTCTATCTACGGTTTAGCAGGTGCAGTGTTCTCTCAAGACATCGGTAAAGCACAACGTGTTGCGAACCGTTTACGTATGGGAACAGTTTGGATTAACGATTTCCATCCTTACTTTGCACAAGCACCATGGGGCGGCTATAAACAATCAGGTATCGGCCGTGAACTTGGCAAAGAAGGTTTAGAAGAGTACTTGGTTTCAAAACATGTATTAACGAACTATCAACCAGAACCAGTGAATTGGTTTAAAGGATAA
- the betA gene encoding choline dehydrogenase, translating into MTKSYDYDYIIIGGGSAGSVLGNRLSVNKNNEVLVLEAGRSDYFWDLFIQMPAALMYPSGNRFYDWIYATNNEPHMGGRQVAHARGKVLGGSSSINGMIYQRGNPMDYEKWGAPKGMETWDFAHCLPYFKRLETTFGSKKDDKYRGHHGPIKLKRGPAKNPLFQAFFDAGVQAGYNKTPDVNGFRQEGFGPFDSQVHNGRRVSASRAYLHPVMKRKNLHVKTRAFVTKLNFDGNKVTGVTFKRNGKLHTVTAKEVILSGGAFNTPQILQLSGIGDSEHLKSLGIEPRIHLPGVGENFEDHLEVYIQHAASQPVSEQPSLNPLKMPWIGLQWIFSRTGPAATNHFEGGGFVRSNDDVKYPNLMFHFLPLAVRYDGQKAETQHGFQVHVGPMYSNSRGSLKIKSKDPFEHPDFVFNYLSTKEDEREWVEAIRVARNILSQPALAPYNAGEISPGPEVQTDEEILDWVRRDAETALHPSCSAKMGPASDPMAVVDPLTMKVHGMENLRVVDASVMPTTTNGNIHAPVLMIAEKAADIILGNTPMEPEYMDYYQHGKHDKNAGTV; encoded by the coding sequence ATGACGAAATCGTATGATTATGATTATATTATTATCGGCGGAGGCAGTGCCGGTTCAGTATTAGGCAATCGTTTAAGTGTGAACAAGAACAATGAAGTATTGGTATTAGAAGCAGGACGCAGCGACTATTTCTGGGATTTGTTTATTCAAATGCCGGCAGCGCTGATGTATCCATCAGGCAATCGTTTCTATGACTGGATTTATGCGACAAACAACGAACCGCATATGGGCGGACGCCAAGTTGCACACGCCCGCGGTAAAGTATTAGGCGGATCAAGTTCAATCAACGGTATGATTTATCAGCGCGGCAATCCTATGGACTATGAAAAATGGGGTGCGCCAAAAGGTATGGAAACATGGGACTTTGCGCATTGCTTACCATATTTCAAACGTTTAGAAACAACATTCGGTTCTAAGAAAGATGACAAATACCGCGGCCACCATGGTCCAATCAAATTAAAACGCGGACCGGCTAAGAATCCGTTATTCCAAGCATTCTTCGATGCTGGGGTACAAGCAGGCTACAATAAAACACCTGATGTGAATGGTTTTCGTCAAGAAGGTTTCGGACCTTTCGACAGCCAAGTGCATAACGGCCGCCGTGTATCAGCTTCACGTGCTTACTTGCATCCGGTAATGAAACGTAAAAACTTGCATGTGAAAACACGTGCATTCGTTACAAAACTGAACTTTGACGGCAACAAAGTAACAGGCGTTACTTTCAAACGCAACGGTAAACTTCATACTGTTACAGCAAAAGAAGTGATTTTATCAGGCGGCGCATTCAATACACCGCAAATACTTCAATTGTCAGGTATCGGTGATTCTGAACACTTGAAATCATTAGGAATTGAACCGCGTATCCACTTGCCAGGTGTCGGCGAAAACTTTGAAGACCACTTAGAAGTGTACATTCAGCACGCAGCGTCTCAACCAGTTTCAGAACAACCGAGCTTGAATCCGTTGAAGATGCCTTGGATTGGTCTGCAATGGATCTTCAGCCGTACAGGCCCAGCCGCAACTAACCACTTTGAAGGCGGAGGTTTCGTACGTTCTAATGATGACGTGAAATATCCAAACTTGATGTTCCACTTCTTGCCGTTAGCTGTACGTTATGATGGACAAAAAGCAGAAACACAACACGGTTTCCAAGTACACGTCGGACCAATGTATTCTAACTCACGCGGCAGCTTGAAGATTAAATCGAAGGATCCTTTTGAACATCCAGACTTTGTCTTCAATTACTTATCAACTAAAGAAGATGAACGCGAGTGGGTAGAAGCCATCCGCGTTGCGAGAAATATTTTATCTCAACCAGCATTAGCACCTTATAATGCAGGAGAAATCTCACCTGGACCAGAGGTACAAACAGATGAAGAGATTTTAGATTGGGTTCGCCGCGACGCAGAAACGGCATTGCATCCATCATGCAGTGCGAAAATGGGACCTGCTTCAGATCCTATGGCAGTTGTCGATCCGTTAACAATGAAAGTACACGGCATGGAAAACTTGCGTGTTGTGGATGCATCAGTAATGCCTACAACAACAAACGGCAACATTCATGCGCCAGTATTAATGATTGCTGAGAAAGCTGCAGATATCATTTTAGGCAACACACCAATGGAACCTGAATATATGGATTACTACCAACATGGCAAGCATGACAAAAATGCGGGTACAGTATAA